The following are encoded together in the Desulfococcus multivorans genome:
- a CDS encoding double-cubane-cluster-containing anaerobic reductase: MESNRKRNMPPSFSFMNTLQQITEQNLADIEQAKAAGRAAIGFYCLYSPTEIAVAAEAIPLPLCGTRNDPIAAAEEILPRNLCPLIKSSFGFAVTDTCPFFRFSDIIVGDTTCDGKKKVFELLSRYKTTHVLQLPQNQDPATSLPFWRTELERFRSIVAELTGVTIDDDRLSAAIRLMNRERAARKDLMDVNQARPTPLPGSRLLEILFKVGFLADKEKGIALMEAAVADAMSGAFRPDQKISGSRPRILLTGVPVGLGSDKVVKIIEESDADVVAFENCSGYKQTFAVDETREPMDALAEQYLATPCSVMSPNTGRFDLLADMIRTFSADGVVDLTWQACHTYNIEAFSVEAFIRKRFGIPTLHLETDYAESDTEQLRVRIEAYLEML, translated from the coding sequence ATGGAGTCAAATAGAAAGCGGAATATGCCCCCTTCATTTTCGTTTATGAACACCCTTCAGCAGATCACGGAACAGAACCTGGCGGACATTGAACAGGCCAAGGCAGCCGGCCGCGCCGCCATCGGCTTTTACTGCCTATATTCGCCCACGGAGATCGCCGTGGCGGCCGAAGCTATTCCTTTGCCGCTCTGCGGCACCCGAAACGACCCCATAGCCGCGGCCGAGGAGATCCTGCCCCGAAACCTCTGCCCGCTCATCAAGAGCAGCTTCGGTTTTGCCGTCACCGACACCTGCCCGTTTTTCCGGTTCTCCGACATCATTGTCGGCGACACCACCTGCGACGGGAAAAAGAAGGTGTTCGAGCTGCTCTCCCGGTACAAAACCACTCATGTGCTTCAGCTCCCCCAGAACCAGGATCCGGCGACATCCCTCCCCTTCTGGCGGACCGAGCTGGAACGGTTCCGGAGCATCGTTGCGGAGTTGACCGGTGTGACCATCGATGACGACCGCCTTAGCGCCGCCATCCGCCTCATGAACCGGGAACGGGCCGCCCGGAAAGACCTCATGGACGTGAATCAGGCGCGGCCCACCCCCCTGCCCGGCTCCCGGCTCCTGGAAATTCTCTTCAAGGTAGGCTTTCTCGCGGACAAGGAGAAGGGGATCGCGCTCATGGAGGCGGCCGTGGCAGACGCCATGAGCGGAGCGTTCCGGCCGGATCAAAAGATCTCTGGAAGCCGCCCGCGCATCCTGCTCACCGGCGTCCCCGTCGGTCTGGGCAGCGACAAGGTCGTGAAAATCATCGAGGAGAGCGACGCCGACGTAGTGGCCTTCGAGAACTGCTCCGGATACAAGCAGACCTTTGCCGTCGACGAAACCAGGGAACCCATGGATGCCCTGGCCGAGCAGTACCTGGCCACTCCCTGCTCGGTCATGAGTCCCAACACCGGGCGCTTCGACCTGCTGGCCGACATGATCCGGACCTTTTCAGCCGACGGCGTGGTCGACCTCACCTGGCAGGCCTGCCATACCTACAACATCGAAGCCTTCAGCGTTGAGGCCTTCATCCGGAAGAGATTCGGCATCCCCACGCTGCATCTCGAAACCGACTATGCCGAGAGCGACACCGAACAGCTCCGGGTGCGCATCGAAGCCTACCTGGAGATGCTTTGA
- a CDS encoding acyl-CoA dehydratase activase: protein MGSQVRYAGIDIGSRTIELVVVDKTGNIVESLQADTGFNPMAEAHRLMEGVAHDAVMATGYGRNLFEISFEAPTVTEIKAHARGANRLFPEARTVLDIGGQDSKAMTLFPDGRVRKFEMNDRCAAGTGKFLEIMARTLGFEIEEFGREALLAENNLNISSMCTVFAESEVTSLIARGRNRREIARGLHASVVRRAVGMINRVSSSGNIVFTGGVAKNPCMRSLLAESLGRSVLIPEDPQLVGALGAALLAGGL from the coding sequence GTGGGTTCGCAAGTGAGATACGCAGGCATCGATATCGGCTCGCGCACCATCGAGCTCGTGGTCGTCGACAAAACGGGCAATATTGTGGAGAGCCTTCAGGCCGACACCGGTTTCAACCCCATGGCCGAAGCCCACAGACTCATGGAGGGCGTCGCCCATGACGCCGTCATGGCCACCGGCTACGGCCGGAACCTTTTCGAAATCTCTTTCGAAGCCCCAACGGTCACGGAGATCAAGGCCCACGCACGGGGGGCGAACCGACTCTTTCCCGAAGCTCGAACCGTTCTTGACATCGGCGGCCAAGACAGCAAGGCCATGACCCTCTTCCCCGACGGCCGGGTGAGAAAATTCGAGATGAACGACCGGTGTGCCGCCGGCACGGGAAAATTCCTGGAGATCATGGCCCGGACCCTGGGTTTTGAGATCGAGGAATTTGGCCGGGAGGCACTCCTCGCTGAAAACAACCTCAATATCTCCAGCATGTGCACCGTGTTCGCGGAATCCGAGGTGACCTCCCTCATCGCAAGGGGTCGAAACCGCCGGGAGATCGCCAGGGGCCTGCACGCGAGTGTCGTCCGCCGGGCCGTCGGGATGATCAACCGTGTTTCCTCGTCCGGCAACATCGTCTTCACCGGCGGCGTGGCCAAAAACCCCTGCATGCGCTCTCTTCTCGCCGAATCCCTGGGGCGCAGCGTTCTGATACCCGAGGACCCGCAACTTGTCGGCGCCCTGGGCGCCGCCTTGCTGGCGGGAGGACTCTAA
- a CDS encoding TOBE domain-containing protein gives MKYGARNTIKSKVTSLNKGDVMSPAKFEITDLVEMASVLTTESAESLDLKPNDEVQLIIKAIHVLPVKE, from the coding sequence ATGAAATACGGTGCCAGGAACACCATCAAATCCAAGGTGACCTCCCTGAACAAAGGGGATGTGATGTCGCCGGCCAAATTCGAGATCACAGACCTCGTCGAGATGGCGTCGGTTCTGACGACCGAATCCGCGGAGTCTCTCGACCTCAAGCCCAATGACGAAGTACAGCTTATTATCAAAGCCATCCACGTGCTGCCGGTGAAGGAATAA
- a CDS encoding double-cubane-cluster-containing anaerobic reductase, protein MDNPYVSMWQELGLDLAAHDALLNVLGKTYTDFFLTQKNRPDGMGYFDFVMSEVHGLRIKELLDEKSAGRKIIGSYCVFVPEEIVLAANATLVGLCSGADFAMEAVERLLPRNTCALIKSSFGFKLGKVCPYLESADMVVGENTCDGKKKAYETLGSLVNNLYVMDLPQVKSEQGRVLLRAEYDRFKTTLEALTGVAVTAESLKTTIRTVNAKRAAIHRLSSLRKADPAPISGMDALLANQVFFYDNPERFTTSVNKICDELERRIAEEKGVFPAKTPRVLISGCPQAVPNWKLPYIVETSGAVIVGEESCVGERGTRNLTEETGDTVEAMMEAVVDRYFKVDCAIFTPNPERTAHIEEMAKDYNADGVIHYGLQFCQPYLMESFPVERALEEKNIPTLRIETDYGMEDVGQLKTRIEAFIEQLR, encoded by the coding sequence ATGGACAACCCATACGTTTCGATGTGGCAGGAGTTAGGGCTCGACCTCGCGGCCCACGACGCCCTCCTGAATGTTCTGGGGAAGACCTACACGGATTTCTTCCTCACCCAGAAAAACCGGCCCGATGGCATGGGATACTTCGATTTCGTCATGAGCGAGGTTCACGGCCTCCGCATCAAGGAACTCCTGGACGAAAAGTCGGCGGGGCGCAAGATCATCGGGTCCTACTGCGTCTTCGTGCCGGAGGAGATCGTCCTGGCCGCGAACGCCACCCTCGTCGGGCTCTGCTCCGGCGCCGACTTCGCCATGGAAGCGGTGGAGAGGCTGCTGCCGCGAAACACCTGCGCCCTCATCAAGTCTTCCTTCGGCTTCAAGCTGGGCAAGGTCTGTCCCTACCTGGAGAGCGCGGACATGGTGGTGGGCGAAAACACCTGCGACGGCAAGAAGAAGGCTTACGAAACCCTGGGCTCACTGGTGAACAACCTCTATGTCATGGACCTTCCCCAAGTCAAATCCGAGCAGGGCCGGGTCCTCCTGAGGGCCGAATACGACCGCTTCAAGACCACGCTGGAGGCCCTCACGGGCGTCGCCGTGACGGCTGAATCCCTCAAGACGACGATCCGGACGGTGAACGCCAAGCGGGCGGCCATCCATCGCCTGTCCTCCCTGCGAAAGGCCGACCCCGCCCCCATCTCGGGTATGGATGCCCTTCTCGCCAACCAGGTCTTCTTCTACGACAACCCGGAGCGCTTCACCACCTCCGTAAACAAGATCTGCGACGAACTGGAGCGGCGGATCGCGGAAGAAAAAGGGGTTTTTCCGGCGAAAACGCCCCGGGTCCTGATCTCCGGCTGCCCGCAGGCCGTTCCCAACTGGAAGCTGCCCTACATCGTGGAAACCTCGGGCGCGGTGATCGTGGGCGAGGAGTCCTGCGTGGGCGAGCGGGGCACCCGGAACCTCACGGAGGAAACAGGCGACACCGTCGAGGCGATGATGGAAGCCGTCGTAGATCGCTACTTCAAGGTCGACTGCGCCATCTTCACCCCCAACCCCGAGCGCACAGCCCACATCGAGGAGATGGCCAAAGATTACAATGCCGACGGGGTGATCCACTATGGTCTCCAGTTCTGCCAGCCCTATCTCATGGAATCCTTCCCGGTGGAAAGGGCTCTCGAGGAGAAGAACATCCCCACCCTTCGCATCGAGACCGACTACGGGATGGAGGATGTGGGTCAGTTGAAAACGAGGATCGAAGCCTTCATCGAACAGCTTCGATAG
- the yedF gene encoding sulfurtransferase-like selenium metabolism protein YedF produces the protein MKVIDARGLACPAPVLMARDAVETDADGRVKVIVNDRASKENVSLFLESRGFHVSVDERDGDFHITGEGGPGAAAAPSAADLPDADLKKIMVMVTTDRMGYGDDTLGLKLMLNFIKTLREMGSELWRLVLVNNGVKLAVTGSAALEDLNSLAAAGVTILVCGTCLTHFDLLHEKQVGETTNMLDIVTAMQLADKVVNI, from the coding sequence ATGAAGGTAATCGATGCCAGGGGGCTGGCCTGTCCGGCGCCGGTTCTGATGGCCAGGGACGCCGTCGAAACGGATGCGGACGGCCGGGTGAAAGTGATCGTAAACGACCGCGCTTCCAAGGAGAACGTCTCCCTGTTTCTCGAATCCCGGGGATTTCACGTCTCTGTCGATGAACGTGACGGCGATTTCCACATCACCGGCGAAGGCGGGCCGGGTGCGGCGGCGGCTCCCTCCGCCGCCGATCTTCCCGACGCCGACCTCAAGAAGATCATGGTCATGGTGACGACCGACCGGATGGGGTATGGCGACGATACACTCGGCCTGAAGCTGATGCTCAATTTCATCAAGACCCTGAGGGAGATGGGCAGCGAGCTTTGGCGCCTCGTTCTGGTCAACAACGGCGTGAAGCTTGCCGTCACCGGATCGGCGGCCCTGGAAGACCTCAATTCCCTGGCGGCCGCCGGGGTGACGATCCTGGTTTGCGGCACCTGCCTCACCCACTTCGATCTTCTGCACGAAAAACAGGTGGGGGAGACCACCAATATGCTCGACATCGTCACGGCCATGCAGCTCGCCGACAAGGTGGTGAACATTTAG
- a CDS encoding amidophosphoribosyltransferase: protein MGGLFGISSASDCVSELYYGTDYHSHLGTRRGGMAVSGGKGIQRAIHNIENSYFRTKFESELDRFEGTRGIGIISDTDPQPLVLGSHLGTFALACVGKINNQEDLIRGAFAKRGYFADTTGGAVKPTELAARLICEEGSFEEGIANAQAGIRGSCTLLLLTHRGIYAARDRLGRTPLIIGRRNDAMAVSSETSAFPNLGFEVDHFLGPGEIVRITPDGWEQLASPGKQMQICAFLWIYYGYPASEYEGINVEWVRNRCGEALARNDDAVVDFVSGIPDSGIGHALGYANEKQVPYRRAFVKYTPTWPRSFMPQNQKMRDLVARMKLIPVRRLIGGQRILFCEDSIVRGTQLKENVQILFDYGAREVHMRPACPTLIYPCEFLNFSTSRSTLDLASRKVIRKLEGDENHDLAAYVAHGSKKNLAMVEEIRRMLRLTTLQYQRLDDMVAAIGLPRDRVCTHCWDGSSYGY, encoded by the coding sequence ATGGGCGGATTGTTCGGCATTTCATCGGCATCGGACTGTGTTTCAGAACTATACTACGGCACGGATTACCACTCACATCTGGGAACCCGGCGCGGCGGCATGGCGGTCTCGGGGGGCAAGGGCATCCAGCGCGCCATTCACAACATTGAAAACAGCTATTTCAGGACAAAGTTCGAATCGGAACTGGACCGCTTCGAAGGCACCCGGGGCATCGGCATCATCAGCGACACCGACCCCCAGCCCCTGGTCCTCGGCTCCCACCTCGGAACCTTTGCGCTTGCCTGTGTGGGAAAGATCAACAACCAGGAAGACCTCATCCGGGGTGCCTTTGCCAAACGCGGCTATTTCGCCGACACCACCGGCGGCGCCGTCAAGCCGACGGAGTTGGCGGCCCGGCTGATCTGCGAGGAGGGCAGCTTCGAAGAGGGCATCGCCAACGCCCAGGCCGGCATCAGGGGATCCTGCACGCTGCTTTTGCTCACCCACCGCGGCATTTACGCCGCACGGGACCGTCTGGGCCGCACCCCCCTGATCATCGGACGCCGGAATGACGCCATGGCCGTCAGCTCCGAGACCAGCGCCTTCCCGAATCTGGGCTTCGAGGTCGATCACTTCCTCGGTCCGGGTGAGATCGTGCGAATCACCCCCGACGGCTGGGAACAGCTCGCTTCCCCGGGCAAGCAAATGCAGATCTGTGCTTTTCTCTGGATCTACTATGGATATCCGGCATCGGAATACGAGGGAATCAATGTCGAGTGGGTGCGCAACCGATGCGGCGAGGCGCTGGCCCGGAACGACGACGCCGTTGTCGATTTCGTTTCGGGCATCCCCGACTCGGGAATCGGTCATGCACTCGGATACGCCAACGAGAAACAGGTTCCCTACCGGCGCGCTTTTGTGAAGTATACGCCCACCTGGCCCCGAAGCTTCATGCCCCAGAATCAGAAAATGCGGGATCTGGTGGCTCGGATGAAACTGATTCCGGTGCGACGCCTCATCGGCGGGCAACGCATTCTCTTTTGCGAGGACTCCATCGTACGCGGTACCCAGCTCAAGGAAAACGTTCAGATCCTTTTCGATTACGGCGCCCGGGAGGTCCACATGCGGCCGGCGTGCCCCACCCTGATCTATCCCTGCGAGTTTCTCAACTTCTCCACCTCTCGCTCGACCCTGGATCTGGCGAGCCGAAAGGTCATCCGGAAGCTGGAGGGGGATGAAAATCACGATCTGGCGGCCTACGTCGCCCACGGATCCAAAAAGAATCTGGCCATGGTCGAGGAGATCCGGCGGATGCTCCGTCTCACCACCCTTCAGTACCAGCGGCTCGACGACATGGTGGCGGCCATCGGCCTGCCCAGGGATCGGGTCTGCACCCATTGCTGGGACGGGTCGAGCTACGGATATTGA
- the carB gene encoding carbamoyl-phosphate synthase large subunit, whose amino-acid sequence MPRRDDIHKILIIGSGPIVIGQACEFDYSGTQACKALRAMGYEIVLVNSNPATIMTDPGMADATYIEPLNVKILEEIIAAERPDAVLPNLGGQSALNLSAELQKAGILERYGVKVIGVNIDAIERGEDRTAFKNTMERLGIEMPRSRAVETVDDAEAMADELGYPVVIRPAYTMGGTGGGLVYNREELRTVAARGLAASMIHQVLVEESVLGWEELELEVVRDAKNQMITVCFIENVDAMGVHTGDSYCTAPMLSIDPALQKKLQEYSYAIVEAIEVVGGTNVQFAHDPKTGRVVVIEINPRTSRSSALASKATGFPIARVSSLLAGGMTMDEIPYWREGSLEKYTPSGDYVVVKFARWAFEKFKGVQDRLGTQMRAVGEAMSIGKTYKEAFQKAIRSLEINRYGLGFAKNFNTLSLDELMARLGEPTSERQFLMYEALRKGADIQHLYERTHIKPWFIRQMKELVELEEKLLACRGGDIPDDLLVQAKKDGFADRYLAMLLAVPETDIRNRREALNIRQAWDAVPVSGVENAAYYYSTYNAADTVPVSDRKKIMVLGGGPNRIGQGIEFDYCCVHAAFAIREAGYESIMVNCNPETVSTDYDTSDKLYFEPLTVEDVLSIYEKEKPLGVIAQFGGQTPLNIASELAKAGVRILGTSPETIDLAEDRERFNAVMRRLGIPQPESGMAAGFDEALAIAARIGYPLMVRPSYVLGGRGMEIVHDADNLRRYLNVAVEEISPERPVLIDAFLDNAIEVEADAIADGKDAFVPAVMEHIELAGIHSGDSACVIPPLSLSTRHIDTIRDYTRRIAVELNVVGLMNIQYAIQNDTIYVLEANPRASRTVPIVSKVCGLSMARLATQVVLGRSIAELDLKDRRIPHYGVKESVFPFSMFPEVDPVLGPEMRSTGEVLGLSHSFGRAFFKAQEATQVSLPLEGTVLFTIADRDKGAAIEPARLFRDMGFKIAATEGTHRFLKEKGIDTVPVSKLGFGRPNLVDAMKSGEIHLLINTPSGGESSAQSADIRKTAIAYKIPYITTTAAAIAAARGIAARREGRPKVRSVQQYHSEIH is encoded by the coding sequence ATGCCCAGACGTGACGATATCCACAAGATTCTGATCATCGGTTCCGGCCCCATCGTGATCGGCCAGGCCTGCGAATTCGACTATTCCGGCACTCAAGCCTGTAAGGCACTCCGGGCGATGGGGTACGAAATCGTGTTGGTCAACTCCAACCCGGCCACCATCATGACCGACCCCGGTATGGCCGACGCCACCTACATCGAACCCTTGAACGTGAAGATTCTCGAGGAAATCATCGCTGCAGAGAGGCCTGATGCCGTCCTGCCGAACCTCGGGGGACAATCGGCGCTGAATCTTTCCGCCGAGCTTCAGAAAGCCGGCATTCTCGAGCGCTACGGCGTCAAGGTCATCGGCGTCAACATCGACGCCATCGAACGGGGTGAGGACCGCACCGCCTTCAAGAACACCATGGAACGATTAGGGATCGAGATGCCCCGAAGCCGTGCAGTGGAGACCGTCGACGACGCCGAAGCGATGGCCGACGAACTGGGGTATCCCGTCGTAATCCGGCCGGCTTACACCATGGGCGGCACCGGCGGCGGATTGGTCTACAACCGGGAGGAGTTGCGCACGGTTGCCGCCCGGGGATTGGCGGCCAGCATGATCCACCAGGTACTGGTGGAGGAGTCGGTGCTGGGATGGGAGGAGCTGGAACTGGAGGTGGTACGTGATGCCAAAAACCAGATGATCACCGTCTGCTTCATCGAGAACGTCGACGCCATGGGCGTGCATACCGGCGACTCCTATTGCACGGCGCCCATGCTCTCCATCGATCCGGCCCTGCAGAAGAAGCTTCAGGAGTACAGCTATGCCATTGTCGAGGCTATAGAGGTCGTCGGCGGCACCAACGTCCAATTCGCCCACGACCCGAAGACGGGTCGGGTAGTGGTCATCGAGATCAACCCGCGCACCTCGAGATCCTCGGCACTGGCCTCCAAAGCCACCGGGTTTCCCATTGCCCGGGTCTCGTCCCTTCTGGCCGGCGGCATGACCATGGACGAGATTCCTTACTGGCGGGAAGGCTCCCTGGAAAAATACACGCCTTCAGGCGACTACGTGGTGGTCAAATTCGCCCGTTGGGCTTTCGAAAAGTTCAAGGGGGTCCAGGACCGCCTGGGCACCCAGATGCGGGCCGTGGGTGAGGCCATGAGCATCGGCAAGACTTACAAGGAGGCCTTTCAGAAGGCAATCCGCAGCCTCGAGATCAATCGCTACGGACTGGGATTCGCCAAAAATTTCAACACGCTTTCGCTGGATGAGCTCATGGCCCGCCTGGGCGAGCCCACCAGCGAACGGCAATTTTTGATGTATGAGGCGCTTCGCAAAGGCGCCGACATCCAGCACCTCTATGAACGAACCCACATCAAGCCCTGGTTCATCCGGCAAATGAAGGAACTGGTAGAGCTCGAGGAAAAGCTTCTGGCCTGCCGGGGCGGAGACATCCCCGATGACCTGCTGGTGCAGGCCAAAAAGGATGGATTCGCCGACCGATACCTCGCCATGCTGCTGGCAGTGCCCGAAACGGACATCCGCAACCGACGGGAGGCCTTGAACATTCGCCAGGCCTGGGACGCCGTTCCGGTGAGCGGCGTTGAAAATGCCGCCTACTACTACTCCACCTACAACGCAGCAGACACGGTGCCGGTAAGCGACCGCAAAAAAATCATGGTGCTGGGCGGCGGTCCCAATCGTATCGGCCAGGGAATCGAATTCGACTACTGTTGCGTCCACGCCGCCTTCGCCATCCGCGAAGCGGGCTACGAGTCGATCATGGTCAACTGTAATCCGGAGACGGTCTCCACCGACTACGACACCTCGGACAAACTCTATTTCGAACCCTTGACCGTGGAGGACGTCCTCAGCATTTACGAAAAGGAGAAACCTTTGGGCGTCATCGCTCAGTTCGGCGGACAGACTCCCCTCAACATCGCGAGCGAGTTGGCCAAAGCCGGCGTCCGCATCCTGGGCACCTCGCCCGAGACCATTGATCTGGCCGAGGATCGCGAGCGGTTCAACGCGGTCATGCGACGTCTGGGCATCCCCCAACCCGAATCGGGGATGGCCGCAGGCTTCGACGAGGCCCTGGCCATCGCCGCGCGCATCGGTTACCCTCTGATGGTGCGCCCCTCTTATGTGCTGGGCGGCCGGGGCATGGAGATCGTCCACGACGCCGACAACCTGAGACGGTACCTGAACGTTGCCGTCGAGGAGATTTCGCCGGAACGTCCCGTCCTCATCGATGCCTTCCTCGACAACGCCATCGAGGTTGAGGCGGACGCCATCGCCGACGGGAAGGACGCCTTTGTTCCGGCCGTGATGGAGCACATCGAGCTGGCCGGAATCCATTCGGGAGATTCCGCCTGCGTCATTCCTCCCCTGAGTCTTTCGACCCGGCACATCGACACCATTCGAGACTATACCCGCCGCATCGCCGTCGAGCTCAATGTCGTGGGACTCATGAACATCCAGTACGCCATACAGAATGACACGATCTATGTGCTCGAGGCCAACCCCCGGGCGTCGCGGACCGTACCCATCGTCTCCAAGGTATGCGGGCTCTCCATGGCACGGCTGGCCACTCAGGTGGTTCTGGGTCGAAGCATCGCGGAACTCGATCTGAAGGATCGACGGATTCCCCACTACGGTGTAAAGGAATCGGTCTTCCCTTTCAGCATGTTCCCCGAGGTGGACCCGGTCCTGGGTCCTGAGATGCGATCCACCGGGGAGGTGCTGGGCCTCTCCCACTCCTTTGGCCGCGCCTTTTTCAAGGCACAGGAAGCCACCCAGGTCTCCTTGCCTCTGGAGGGGACGGTCCTTTTCACCATCGCAGACCGTGACAAGGGCGCGGCCATCGAGCCTGCGCGACTTTTCCGGGATATGGGGTTCAAAATCGCAGCCACCGAGGGCACTCACCGATTCCTCAAGGAGAAGGGTATCGACACCGTCCCCGTCTCCAAGCTCGGGTTCGGACGGCCCAATCTTGTTGACGCCATGAAAAGCGGCGAAATCCACCTCTTGATCAATACGCCCAGTGGCGGTGAAAGCAGCGCACAAAGTGCGGACATCCGCAAGACGGCCATCGCCTACAAAATTCCCTATATCACGACCACGGCGGCGGCCATCGCCGCGGCCAGGGGGATCGCAGCCCGGCGGGAGGGGCGGCCCAAGGTCCGGTCGGTCCAACAGTATCATTCGGAAATTCATTGA
- a CDS encoding methyltetrahydrofolate cobalamin methyltransferase encodes MIIIGELINASRKAVGTAIEAQDAAAIQKVAQDQDNAGADFIDVNAGIFVGKEPEYLKWLVETVQAVSDKPCAIDSPDPKAIETALAVHKGTPMINSISLEKDRYENLMPIVAGTDLKVIALCMSDEGMPETVDDRMKIADKLVNGLLKNNVKLENIYVDPLVQPMSVNNAFGMEFINTIEKIVTTFQGIHTACGLSNISYGLPARKFMNQTFMVMAIAKGLDGAIMNPLDKKMMANIIAAEALAGKDNFCMNYLKAFRAGMFDF; translated from the coding sequence ATGATTATCATCGGAGAACTCATCAACGCCAGCCGGAAGGCCGTCGGCACGGCCATCGAGGCCCAGGACGCCGCGGCCATTCAGAAGGTGGCCCAGGATCAGGACAATGCCGGCGCCGACTTCATCGACGTCAACGCCGGCATTTTCGTGGGCAAGGAGCCTGAATACCTGAAATGGCTTGTCGAAACCGTCCAGGCCGTGAGCGACAAGCCCTGCGCCATCGACAGTCCCGACCCCAAAGCCATCGAGACCGCTCTGGCGGTCCACAAGGGCACGCCCATGATCAATTCCATCTCCCTGGAGAAGGATCGTTACGAAAACCTCATGCCCATCGTCGCCGGCACCGACCTCAAGGTCATCGCCCTGTGCATGAGCGACGAGGGCATGCCTGAGACCGTCGACGACCGGATGAAAATCGCCGACAAACTGGTCAACGGTCTTCTCAAGAACAACGTCAAGCTGGAGAACATTTACGTCGACCCGCTGGTCCAGCCCATGTCCGTCAACAACGCCTTCGGCATGGAGTTCATCAACACCATCGAGAAGATCGTGACGACCTTTCAGGGCATCCACACCGCCTGCGGTCTCTCCAACATCTCCTACGGCCTGCCGGCCCGAAAATTCATGAACCAGACCTTCATGGTCATGGCCATTGCCAAGGGCCTTGACGGTGCCATCATGAATCCCCTCGACAAAAAGATGATGGCCAACATCATCGCTGCCGAGGCCCTGGCCGGAAAGGACAACTTCTGCATGAACTACCTCAAGGCTTTCCGGGCCGGAATGTTCGACTTCTGA
- a CDS encoding cobalamin B12-binding domain-containing protein, with protein MAIQDIFQAVMTFDEASVKKLVQAELEAKTDIDAILNEGLIGAMDEVGKKFSEGELFVPEMLMAAQAMKSGLEILKPHLAEGAAESKGTVVIGTVKGDLHDIGKNLVAMMMEGAGFNVIDLGVDVDAAKFVAAAKDNKARVVALSALLTTTMPAMQTTINAIREAGLTVKTIVGGAPVTQAFADQIKADGYSDDAPGAVELARRLIAA; from the coding sequence ATGGCAATTCAAGACATTTTTCAGGCAGTCATGACTTTCGACGAAGCATCGGTCAAGAAGCTGGTCCAGGCCGAACTCGAGGCCAAAACGGACATCGATGCCATTCTCAACGAAGGCCTCATCGGTGCTATGGACGAAGTCGGCAAAAAATTTTCCGAAGGCGAGCTCTTCGTGCCCGAGATGCTCATGGCGGCCCAGGCCATGAAGAGCGGACTCGAGATTTTGAAGCCCCACCTGGCCGAAGGCGCCGCCGAGTCAAAAGGTACGGTGGTCATCGGCACGGTCAAGGGCGACCTCCATGACATCGGCAAGAACCTCGTGGCCATGATGATGGAGGGTGCGGGCTTCAATGTGATCGACCTTGGGGTCGATGTGGACGCCGCCAAATTCGTTGCGGCCGCCAAGGACAACAAGGCCAGGGTCGTGGCACTCTCGGCGCTGCTCACCACCACCATGCCTGCGATGCAGACCACCATCAACGCCATCAGGGAGGCCGGCCTCACGGTCAAGACCATCGTGGGCGGCGCCCCGGTCACCCAGGCCTTCGCCGACCAGATCAAGGCCGACGGATACTCCGACGACGCACCCGGCGCCGTGGAGCTGGCCCGTCGTCTGATCGCGGCGTGA